ATACGGTGTAGGAAAAGTATAGGGCTTTTAAATGCGTCTAGCTCTTTAGAGATGTAAACTGTCCAACAGTACTGACCTGCTTCGACTCTTTCTCCTCTCGagtctatatatacttaGCCCTTGTCCAAGTGAACCtcgaaatatatatatatcttaaaATAAGTCCCATCTCCCGATCACGTATATTACCCTATAACTAGCATATATCCTTAAAACAGAAACTATATAAAGACGgtacaaaaagaaagtcacCTTTCCACATCAGCAATACGTTGTATAAGAATCATGTCTTACCCAAGCCACATATCTGTGTAGTTATGATTGGATAATCTGTCCTTAGACTCTTGGCCCCCACCGCTGGCCGCCTTAAAGGATAAGCATCACAGACACCATCCAAATCACCAAACAAAGCCACACACAGATATCAaacatccaagaagaacTTAGAAACTACCATTTGGCCCCAGCCACCAGAATACCTCCAATCCCAACCGCAAATCTCACCCCATGAGGTAAAATACCCAAACCCCCTCCCGATCTCAAGAGCCAAACCCACACTAAGACGACCTCAGATAGACCCAAAATCTAGATCAGGTACATCAGACGTGGCCGCATTAAGGCCACGCAAAATGCTAAACTGGCTGAAGACACTATTcctgaaaaaggaagaatcGACCGCTCACTCGGGAAGAGCCAAAAGGGCAAGCAAACGTGCTCGTAAGGCGCGGACGAAACGACGGCGTGAGCTAGAAGAGGAACTTAgacggaggaggatgggagATGGGaaggtttctttctttatgGGTTCTGTGATACCTGTTGTGTGGGGGAATCCGGGGCAAAGTGTTGAGAGGCAGCATGATCGGAATACCGTTGTGAGGTAGGATTGGGGATTGGGTTGGGCTATGGAGATGGCTGTAAATAAATTCTTGTGGTATGGCAGAAGGGAATTCTATTTTATTGATAAGAAGCATGAGATTTAGACAGCAGGATGTATGTTACTGAGAGCCGTAGGATAGTGGCCCCGGGGCGATTTAGTTTATACATGATTAATTATCTGCACAATTAACTATATATTGATCTCTTCGTTCGAATCTTTGGGAAATTCTGTGATAAGTAGCTCAGTCGTACGGTACACGGCCTGGGTCGTGACTCTGCTAATGACAGTCTTCTCACAATGCCCACTGCCACAATGCCGCCTCCAAGTGCccagggaaaggagagtaATGTCCTCTCACCAGTCTTTGGACCAGATACTTGATCATATATTGCTTATATCTATTTCCCATCTGGGTCAGTCCCGAAAGTTCCAATTGACCATCCATCAGTCGCGCTCGACACTCCCAAGGTGGGTTTCTTAGCCGGGCCATAACAGTTTCAGATACCCGATCCCAGTTATGGTGCCGAGTACTCAGAGTTTGCGATAATTGTGAACGAAGCAATAATTTAAGGTCATCACTATTTCCGGCGGTAATAAATTCTCGATAGACAAATGACCCAATCTGCATGTCGTGCTCTATTCATTCCTAAGCCCTTGAATAGTAAATATATTTGAAAAGTGACATTTTAACATCAGCCAGTTCTTCGGTATTGACTTCATGTAATGTGCAGGGCCCGGCCGGACGGGTTGGGTACGAGTTTCAATCTAATTCTTCAGAACTTTCATTATGCTCGTAGCCCATGGGCCTACAGTGCTGTGCGTTACTCGTTGTTAGCTGACTTTAATACGGTCGACATCGAAAGAGAGGACTTAGAGCTTAAACTAACCAAGAGTGGCATTGTGCTGTTGGCGAAGATAGCTCCTTCTGGCACCTTGGGCAATTCATATCCTCAAGGTTAGCAACACGCATAACCATTGTCGGCAGACCTCCAGGTTGGACTGTGTAGAGCCACTCCTATGATGTGATGACTTCACCCCCAAATCTTCCACTGGCGATGAAGTAGTCTTTTCGAACCACTTGATGCCAGCCAGGCCGCCCTCCCTTGATTAGACTGCTCGAAGTCACCGCAGGCTTGTTTCTCGTAGATCTTCTGAAGGTAAAAGTGTGTCATTATGCAATTTTCGGCAAGACACCAGTCATTGCATCCTATCTGAAAACGACCTGATTTCTTTTATCGGGCATGCTAGGTTGTCGCTAAGACtatcagaaaagaaagagttgGCAAAGTCACCATGCCTTCGATTTTTCGCGAGGCTGTGAGAAACACGTGGGCCAGTCATGAGATTTGACGCCTCAATCGGAGACTGGGAACGTCAATCATTACATAAGATTTGACGACTCTCGAGAAATTTTGAAAATATATTGTGGGACGATGGTATCTCTTCCGAGCATATCATCGAAGTATAAGTCTAAAGGTCCCTAGGTCAAGTGGATATGGGCAGTAAGGAATGTGAGATATTGGCAATAAGACCCAGCAACCCACTGTGGGGCCTCggtaatagtagtagtagttctCGGGCTTTTCGAGACCACAGGGCGCATGTAGCTTTCTAGCAGCTTTTAACGTTCACATTCCACTGGTGATTCTACACTCAAGAGTGGCCTCAGCGTAGATACCAGAAACAGATCATTGCCAGGACATAGAATTCCAACAACACGCCGAAAGGCGGGTGGGTCTGCTTACCAAGAGAAGGTTAGTCTATGCATGTTTGAGCATGTCATTATTCTAGAATCGATTGTATTGTATACTCACCTGACGATAGCTCTACATGAAGGAAAGAACCGCACAAGATAACAATAACCTGTTGTTACTATTCTCAATGGTCTTCAGAACCTGAAGCTAAGTGGAGCCACTAGTGTCCGTTTTTAACTCGAGCCGAAAAGGCCGATCCCGTGGGACAACCAGCCTTAAGACTAACCCAACCAACCCTCCGGCTGTTTACTCCGTCCCTCATACACCTCGCTTCTGTCGACGTTGACTTCATCTCCCCATGTCAACTGAATCACCTACCGGGGGTCCTGGTTTAGGGGACCTTGAAAAGGAACTGGTCTGTTCAGTATGTGTGTTCTAgctatttctcttttcctccctttctgTGGCTTGATTTTCGATTAGGCTGAAAAAACGTGGGGAGTCCCAGTCATCGCTCGCCCGCTGTCATCAACTCCTCTCTGTGCAGATCAGATATTCTGGGATTATGATGACCTTAATAATGAGGAGATAATTGCTGCATACTGTTACTGACCTCTCATTCTACTTAGATCTGCACAGAACTGCTCTACCAAcccctcaccctcctcgACTGTCTGCATACTTTCTGTGGCTCTTGCCTGAAAGAATGGTTCTCCGTCCAAGCTTCGCGCCACCggtcatcctcttccgccCGATTCACTTGCCCATCATGTCGCGCCGTCGTTCGCGAAACAAGACCGAATGCCACAGTCACTACGTTGTTGGACATGGTGCTCACCGCGAATCCCGACCGTGCCAGGCCcgaggctgagaaggaggaaatcGCGCAAAGATATAAACCTGGCCAACCTGTCTTCCCGACTGCCGCTTCACCGGGGAACAGCACATCTGAGTCAGATGACGAGGATCGAAGGTTAATGGAAGAGGCTCGTGAACTGAGTCTGCGTGAGAGTGGACCGCGAACAAGGGAGCATCGGTCGGCACGATCAACAAGGGCTCGTCGAGGTGAGAGTGCTGATGGAGACAggcgaagagaagatggtcgaTCCCGGCAACAACGAGAAGAGGAACGCGCTGCGCGACGTCACGCTCGGAGCGCATTACCTGATACTTCAGATCGTACGAGACAAATAGAACACCAGTCGAGTCTTCGATCGTTGCTAAGCTTGTCGGATACCGAAACCATGCAAGAAGAGATCTTACGTCAAATTCTGGAAGAAGGGTTATTGgacgatattgatatggaCAATCTTGGACCTGCGCAGGAAGAGGAGCTCAGTGAACGCATTGCCGATGCTTACAGACGGAGGCATAGACTGCGTTCCCGATCACAGCAGAGAAACGGTGCACAGGAAGAGGCGCACGCATCAAATCGCCCTCGGTCACGCTCGCAATCAGTGCAGAGATCTCAGCCCGCTTCTGGTTCTCGAGATTCACCAGCGCACCCTCCGGTATCAAGGCCATACTTACTCGAACCGCTCGTCCCGCGCTCTAGTGTCTCTGGCCATCAGCGACGCTTATCCGACCAAGGTAGCCGTCAGAGAGTATCACCTATACCTGTTAGCTCCGCTTCATCGTCAGAAGTCAATCTGAGGCCTGCAGCAAGGTCTTCTAGCGACATGATTGCCGACCGTCCTCGAGGCTCGCAGGCTGCTCGGGTCAGGGCGGCCGATTCAGCTCCACGGACACGTCGAGCGACAGCTTCCGAGCAATCTATTCCTAATATATGGGTGGCTAGTAGTAATGATAGGGAACTACGGCGACAAAGACCGGCCAGACAGTCTGTCGACTCTCCCACATCAATTTCTTCATTGGTGCGCAGCCCTCGAACTGCTTCTTTTGCATTACGCTCTGAACAGAACCTTGCAAACTCACCTACGGCTACTTCTCTCGCGCCTGAGATCAACAGTCCTGCCAGGGCAGAAGGACGCTCCAggccctcatcctccagaTCTAACGGTCCTCAAGCGACAACCTATTATATTGAACCGTCTATCTCGTGCGATAGATGCGGAAGGTCAAGTATCCAGTATGAACTTCACAAGAAATGCCGGTTATGTAAGGATGGTGACTACCATATTTGCCTGCGGTGCTACCGGCTTGGACGCGGCTGTCTAGACTGGCCTGGATTTGGTGTATCAGCAAAGGCAAATCTCGACAGAATTCATGCTTCTTCCAATGGTCTTGCCATGCCTTCGCAAGAGTCACAACATATCCTACTTTCTCTAAAGTACAACCGGCCGTCCGACACCGCCCGTCGGGCCACACGGGATGGAAGAGAGGTTACCAACGAAAACCCCGCCCGACGATTACAAGCCGGGCTTTTCTGCGACATATGTCAGTCGTCAGCAGATACGTGCTTCTGGAAATGCAACCAGTGCAACGAAGGCGACTGGGGCTTCTGCAACAAATGTGTCAATAAAGGAAAATGCTGTACGCATGCCCTTCTACCGATATGCCGTGTTACGCCAGATAGCCCCTCGACTCCCGCGACACCAGCCGCCCCAGGAGATGTAGCCAACGGATCAGCTGCTCCTCTTGCCGGAGCTGAGACACTGAAAGTACTGTCCTTCTCCACAAATTGCGACATTTGCGCCAACCCAATTCCAGCATCCACTCTGCGTTTCCATTGTCTCCAGTGCAACGAGGGTGATTATGATACTTGTGCAAACTGCTACCTTAAGCTGGTGGCAACGGCAAAAATCCGTAAAGAGAACGGGCATAACGGCTGGCGGCGCTGCTTGAAAGGTCATCGGATGGTGGTAGTTGgatttgaagatcatgaagagGGCCAGAAACGGGTCATTGTCCGTGATCTAGTGGGCGGTCGTGCGCTGAAAGACGAACACCTTCAGCCTTCCTCCCCTCCAGCCTCTCCATCTGTACCACGAACATTTGTGGCAGGCTCTGGTATTGTTCCATCCCCTGAACTCGGAACTGGCGACTGGAGCTGGAAAGAGGGAGCAGAGCGGCGCAAAAAAGCATCTCGCATCCGAGCCCCATGGTCCAGTACCCTCGGTGACCGTACCAACTCATACTCTGAACCTTCCACGCCTACCACTCCCACACCGAACGCGTCAACTTCACCTCGCTTTCCACCCGATGGTGGTATTGGTCTTGTTGTTCACGCGCTGTGGCCGTGGTATCCTGAGAATGGTGTCAAAGACGAGCTGATGTTTCCACGTGGCGCGGAAATTACTGAGGCGGAAAATATCAATGATGATTGGTATTGGGGGTGTTATGCTGGATCTACTGGGCTGTTCCCGGGAACAcatgtctttgttgttggaGAGATCGCCTAATCCCTTTTTACAGCGTTTAACTACCTTTATGGAAAGCCATGACGACTTACGATTGATGTATAAATAGATGATGACGTTGAGATGAT
The sequence above is a segment of the Aspergillus oryzae RIB40 DNA, chromosome 3 genome. Coding sequences within it:
- a CDS encoding SH3 domain protein (predicted protein), whose product is MSTESPTGGPGLGDLEKELVCSICTELLYQPLTLLDCLHTFCGSCLKEWFSVQASRHRSSSSARFTCPSCRAVVRETRPNATVTTLLDMVLTANPDRARPEAEKEEIAQRYKPGQPVFPTAASPGNSTSESDDEDRRLMEEARELSLRESGPRTREHRSARSTRARRGESADGDRRREDGRSRQQREEERAARRHARSALPDTSDRTRQIEHQSSLRSLLSLSDTETMQEEILRQILEEGLLDDIDMDNLGPAQEEELSERIADAYRRRHRLRSRSQQRNGAQEEAHASNRPRSRSQSVQRSQPASGSRDSPAHPPVSRPYLLEPLVPRSSVSGHQRRLSDQGSRQRVSPIPVSSASSSEVNLRPAARSSSDMIADRPRGSQAARVRAADSAPRTRRATASEQSIPNIWVASSNDRELRRQRPARQSVDSPTSISSLVRSPRTASFALRSEQNLANSPTATSLAPEINSPARAEGRSRPSSSRSNGPQATTYYIEPSISCDRCGRSSIQYELHKKCRLCKDGDYHICLRCYRLGRGCLDWPGFGVSAKANLDRIHASSNGLAMPSQESQHILLSLKYNRPSDTARRATRDGREVTNENPARRLQAGLFCDICQSSADTCFWKCNQCNEGDWGFCNKCVNKGKCCTHALLPICRVTPDSPSTPATPAAPGDVANGSAAPLAGAETLKVLSFSTNCDICANPIPASTLRFHCLQCNEGDYDTCANCYLKLVATAKIRKENGHNGWRRCLKGHRMVVVGFEDHEEGQKRVIVRDLVGGRALKDEHLQPSSPPASPSVPRTFVAGSGIVPSPELGTGDWSWKEGAERRKKASRIRAPWSSTLGDRTNSYSEPSTPTTPTPNASTSPRFPPDGGIGLVVHALWPWYPENGVKDELMFPRGAEITEAENINDDWYWGCYAGSTGLFPGTHVFVVGEIA